A genomic segment from Lignipirellula cremea encodes:
- a CDS encoding diphosphate--fructose-6-phosphate 1-phosphotransferase, which yields MSTPKNLVVAQSGGPSPVINNTLRGIIEMARERDEIGTVYAARHGIEGVLKEELLDLTSQSPEEVSLLRYTPAAGSIGTCRYKLRPGQDEDFTRCIDVFKAHNVGYFIYIGGNDSMDTANKIAQMAQQQGLDLIGIGGPKTIDNDVGDSEFKLIDHTPGYGSTAKYWMHAVQNANEENAGSCPADPVLVMQAMGRRIGFIPAAARLADPNREMPLQIYLAESPCSLEQMGDQVNDQLKKDGRCVVVVSEGFNVGDIGEVRDKFNHVQFSSSQMTVAQIVVNYLNERGLSVKGAARGNVPGTDQRHSMGYASTVDLDEAYRAGQTAAELAANGESGYMATILRNPGSVYSVRYDKVPLSEVANSERTFPKQWITASGNDVTDDFIRYAKPLVGEGMVSLPMIDGRQRMTRFAPNYATQKLPSYVPQDDRS from the coding sequence ATGAGTACGCCCAAAAATCTGGTGGTCGCCCAAAGCGGCGGGCCGAGTCCGGTTATCAACAACACCTTGCGGGGCATTATTGAAATGGCCCGGGAACGGGACGAAATTGGCACGGTGTACGCCGCCCGCCATGGGATCGAAGGGGTCCTCAAGGAGGAGCTGCTCGATCTGACTTCCCAGTCGCCTGAGGAAGTTTCGCTGCTGCGTTATACGCCGGCCGCCGGCTCGATCGGCACTTGCCGGTACAAGCTGCGTCCCGGACAGGACGAAGACTTCACCCGCTGTATCGATGTTTTCAAAGCGCACAACGTTGGCTATTTCATCTATATCGGTGGCAACGATTCGATGGATACGGCCAACAAGATCGCCCAGATGGCCCAGCAGCAGGGGCTGGATCTGATTGGCATCGGCGGCCCGAAAACGATTGATAACGATGTGGGCGACAGCGAGTTCAAGCTGATCGACCACACGCCCGGTTACGGCTCGACCGCCAAATACTGGATGCACGCGGTCCAGAACGCCAACGAAGAAAACGCCGGCTCCTGCCCGGCCGATCCGGTCCTGGTGATGCAGGCGATGGGCCGCCGCATCGGTTTTATCCCGGCCGCTGCCCGGCTGGCCGACCCGAACCGCGAAATGCCGCTGCAGATTTATCTGGCCGAGAGTCCCTGTTCGCTGGAACAGATGGGCGACCAGGTGAACGATCAGCTGAAAAAAGATGGCCGCTGCGTGGTTGTCGTGAGCGAAGGCTTCAACGTCGGCGATATCGGCGAAGTGCGCGACAAGTTCAACCACGTGCAGTTCAGCTCCAGCCAGATGACGGTCGCCCAGATCGTCGTCAACTATCTCAACGAACGGGGCCTGTCGGTCAAAGGGGCCGCCCGCGGCAATGTGCCCGGCACGGACCAGCGTCACTCGATGGGCTACGCCTCGACCGTTGACCTCGACGAGGCGTATCGCGCTGGCCAGACGGCCGCCGAACTGGCCGCCAATGGCGAGTCCGGATATATGGCGACCATTCTGCGAAATCCGGGCAGTGTTTACAGCGTGCGTTACGACAAGGTTCCGCTTTCCGAAGTGGCGAACAGCGAACGCACGTTCCCCAAACAATGGATCACGGCCAGCGGGAACGACGTGACCGACGACTTCATCCGTTACGCCAAACCGCTGGTCGGCGAAGGGATGGTCAGCCTGCCGATGATCGACGGTCGCCAGCGGATGACCCGCTTTGCTCCGAACTACGCCACGCAGAAACTGCCCAGCTACGTGCCGCAAGACGACCGCAGTTAG
- a CDS encoding lysylphosphatidylglycerol synthase transmembrane domain-containing protein, which yields MSKAAITILKYGISLGLLGYLFYSAAGNESFAALRDEEKNWPLLAAAYFIALGGLSLTFIRWCYLVRALDIPFRMSDAFRLGFLGYLLTFFTLGVVGGDTLKAVFLARERPLKRTEAVASVVLDRMIGLYALVLTAAIGLLFLDPLTAVGLTAEQQQTIRIMTTTVWAVALAGALSGLLLLPGVLSSHFWKPVTSIPKVGAVVDRILGALESYRQQKAVLLLALVMSCGTHLLFALAVYCTSLSLGGESASLLGHLAIVPICMLANALPLPGGLGAFEYALTFLYTGFFPNVTTQHGFITALAFRVITILLASIGLAYYVAHRRQVKRLLAEANARDDDSETAPAEPATDSPAG from the coding sequence GTGTCGAAAGCCGCCATCACGATCCTGAAGTACGGCATTTCGCTGGGACTGCTGGGCTATCTTTTCTATTCGGCCGCCGGCAATGAGAGCTTCGCGGCCTTGCGCGATGAAGAAAAGAACTGGCCGCTGCTTGCCGCCGCGTACTTTATCGCCCTGGGCGGACTGTCGCTGACGTTCATCCGCTGGTGTTATCTGGTGCGAGCGCTCGATATCCCCTTTCGCATGAGCGACGCCTTTCGGCTGGGGTTCCTGGGCTACCTGCTTACCTTTTTTACGCTGGGCGTCGTCGGCGGCGACACGCTCAAAGCCGTGTTCCTGGCTCGAGAACGGCCCCTGAAACGCACCGAAGCGGTGGCCTCGGTGGTGCTGGACCGGATGATCGGACTTTACGCCCTGGTGCTGACGGCGGCGATCGGATTGCTCTTTCTGGATCCGCTCACCGCCGTTGGATTGACGGCGGAGCAGCAGCAAACTATTCGCATCATGACGACCACCGTCTGGGCGGTCGCCCTGGCGGGCGCCCTTTCCGGCCTGTTACTGTTGCCGGGCGTGCTGTCGTCGCACTTCTGGAAGCCGGTCACCTCGATCCCCAAAGTCGGCGCCGTTGTCGACCGGATCCTGGGCGCGCTGGAATCGTATCGGCAGCAGAAGGCCGTGCTGTTGCTGGCGCTGGTAATGAGTTGCGGCACGCACCTGCTGTTTGCGCTGGCCGTCTACTGCACGTCGCTATCGCTGGGGGGAGAATCCGCTTCGCTGCTGGGGCATTTGGCGATCGTGCCGATCTGCATGCTGGCCAACGCCTTGCCGCTGCCGGGCGGCCTGGGGGCGTTTGAATACGCACTCACCTTTTTGTACACCGGCTTTTTCCCGAACGTCACCACGCAGCACGGTTTTATTACCGCGCTCGCCTTCCGCGTGATTACGATCCTGCTGGCCAGCATCGGCCTGGCCTACTATGTGGCCCACCGCCGCCAGGTCAAACGACTGCTGGCGGAAGCGAATGCCCGGGACGACGACTCCGAGACCGCACCCGCGGAACCGGCGACCGACAGCCCCGCCGGTTAG
- a CDS encoding DinB family protein has translation MTFSRQELVLARIQSAREYTLRLLADIPQTEWFSPIGDNITHIAWQVGHLAMAEYGLVLFRVRGRLPVDKELMSGSFRKKFSRGSTPDFDPAGNPTTEEIFGIFNAVHAQACAELPDFTDAQLDAEIDRPYSFSANNFGGLLFCADHEMLHAGQIGLARRMLGKDPLG, from the coding sequence ATGACTTTTTCGCGACAAGAACTGGTGCTGGCCAGAATTCAATCCGCACGCGAATACACTCTGCGATTACTGGCCGACATCCCACAAACAGAGTGGTTTTCGCCCATTGGCGACAACATCACCCACATCGCCTGGCAGGTTGGTCATCTGGCAATGGCCGAATACGGCCTGGTCTTGTTCCGCGTCCGGGGGCGTTTACCCGTAGATAAAGAACTGATGTCGGGCTCCTTCCGGAAAAAATTCAGTCGCGGCAGCACGCCCGACTTTGATCCGGCCGGCAACCCGACGACGGAAGAGATCTTCGGTATTTTTAACGCCGTTCACGCCCAGGCTTGTGCGGAGCTGCCTGACTTTACCGATGCACAACTCGACGCGGAAATCGATCGACCTTATTCATTCTCTGCGAATAACTTCGGCGGACTGCTGTTTTGCGCCGATCATGAAATGTTGCATGCCGGCCAGATCGGGCTGGCTCGGCGCATGCTGGGCAAGGACCCTCTCGGATAA
- a CDS encoding PilZ domain-containing protein has translation MTAAGTMVKNALAMVNAMETLLIQAQVESDRREEPRLAFLHDVEISWDGIEPFMGFTRDISMMGIGLLHQQKPPELISLRIFLGEGQELRLGMRVRWCEELRNGWFATGGDLLGVVE, from the coding sequence ATGACGGCTGCAGGAACAATGGTGAAAAACGCACTGGCCATGGTCAATGCGATGGAAACCTTGCTGATCCAGGCACAGGTAGAGTCGGACCGGCGGGAAGAGCCGCGACTGGCGTTTTTACACGACGTAGAAATTTCCTGGGATGGGATCGAGCCGTTCATGGGCTTCACCCGGGACATTTCCATGATGGGGATCGGCTTGCTGCATCAGCAGAAACCTCCGGAGTTGATATCGCTCAGAATTTTCCTGGGCGAGGGGCAAGAGCTTCGTTTGGGCATGCGGGTGCGCTGGTGCGAGGAACTGCGGAATGGCTGGTTCGCCACCGGCGGTGATCTGCTGGGGGTCGTGGAATAG
- a CDS encoding DUF1501 domain-containing protein, with product MSILVPPFSRRRFLEVGSAGLLGLTLPALLRWEAQAKAAGTPAPRAKNIIFYWCQGGPPHQDMWDMKPNAPAEVRGEFNPIATDLPGYQVCELMPHLSKQIHKLSIVRGVNHHIPDHNPGSMFMLGSGNAPNATTFFPTYSAVVQKETPSQPGLPTTVAIPSEPSQGPGPGFLGPAYRSFEVQGDPNEDDFKVRSISMPDGVDRERMARRRALLQETNGFFNPLERRPPLLQGLDQFSEAAHDIVLSESTREAFRIEKEPDSVRERYGREKLGQRMLLGRRLIEAGVRFVTITDPYGWDTHGDNFNRMRKNIPIVDQCFSALLEDLDQRGLLQETLVMMFGEFGRTPKINKNAGRDHWPQAMSIILAGAGLPGGLVYGETDDQAAYVTDKSHSPADFACTLYRLMGIDPHRTYPAGNDQPTPIVRGGEAIRALL from the coding sequence ATGTCGATTCTTGTTCCGCCCTTTTCACGACGTCGTTTTCTGGAAGTCGGATCGGCCGGTCTACTGGGACTTACCCTGCCGGCGCTCTTGCGCTGGGAAGCCCAGGCCAAAGCGGCCGGCACGCCGGCCCCGCGGGCGAAGAACATCATTTTCTACTGGTGCCAGGGCGGACCGCCCCACCAGGACATGTGGGACATGAAGCCGAATGCGCCGGCGGAAGTACGGGGCGAGTTCAATCCGATCGCCACCGACCTGCCCGGCTACCAGGTGTGCGAGCTGATGCCCCATTTGTCGAAGCAGATTCACAAGCTCAGCATTGTCCGCGGCGTGAATCACCATATTCCCGACCACAACCCGGGCAGCATGTTCATGCTGGGCAGCGGCAACGCCCCCAACGCCACGACGTTCTTTCCCACCTATTCCGCCGTCGTCCAGAAAGAAACGCCCTCCCAGCCCGGGCTGCCGACGACGGTCGCCATTCCCAGCGAACCCAGCCAGGGGCCGGGGCCTGGTTTTCTGGGACCCGCGTACCGCTCGTTCGAAGTGCAGGGAGATCCGAACGAGGACGATTTCAAGGTGCGATCTATCAGCATGCCCGACGGCGTCGACCGGGAGCGGATGGCCCGGCGGCGAGCCTTGCTGCAGGAAACGAACGGCTTCTTCAATCCGCTGGAACGACGTCCCCCGTTGCTGCAGGGGCTGGATCAGTTTTCCGAGGCCGCGCACGATATCGTCCTGTCGGAGTCCACTCGCGAGGCGTTCCGCATTGAGAAAGAGCCCGACTCCGTCCGCGAGCGTTATGGCCGGGAGAAACTGGGCCAGCGGATGCTGCTGGGACGCCGGTTGATTGAAGCGGGCGTCCGTTTCGTCACCATCACCGATCCTTACGGCTGGGATACGCACGGCGACAACTTCAATCGCATGCGGAAGAACATTCCGATCGTCGACCAGTGCTTCTCCGCGCTGCTGGAAGATCTGGATCAGCGCGGCCTGCTGCAGGAAACGCTGGTGATGATGTTCGGCGAGTTCGGCCGCACCCCAAAGATCAATAAGAACGCCGGACGCGACCACTGGCCCCAGGCGATGAGCATCATCCTGGCCGGCGCCGGCCTGCCGGGCGGGCTGGTGTATGGCGAAACCGACGACCAGGCCGCTTACGTGACCGACAAGAGCCACTCGCCGGCCGACTTTGCCTGTACGCTGTATCGGCTGATGGGGATCGACCCTCACCGCACCTACCCTGCCGGCAACGACCAGCCCACCCCCATCGTCCGCGGCGGCGAAGCGATCAGGGCGCTGCTATAA
- a CDS encoding SMI1/KNR4 family protein → MDTPTFPPKHGFYAVFSPSRECDIQAAEESLGGRFPDDYRKFLAEWNGGVFLTPPADSPCAEKCHSLIARG, encoded by the coding sequence ATGGACACTCCGACCTTTCCGCCAAAACATGGCTTCTATGCCGTCTTCTCGCCATCCCGCGAGTGTGACATTCAAGCTGCCGAGGAAAGCCTTGGCGGACGTTTTCCGGACGACTATCGAAAATTCCTTGCCGAGTGGAATGGCGGAGTTTTCCTGACGCCTCCGGCCGACAGCCCTTGCGCCGAAAAGTGCCACTCACTAATTGCTCGAGGATGA
- a CDS encoding twin-arginine translocation signal domain-containing protein — protein MNRDRPGSLSRRQFLANSSAAGAALLAPGAGLLLPPTARAETPPRRPRVAAIFTILQFRSHAYNLLENFLGPYYFNGQLTDPGVDVVALYADQFPTEEMARDVSRRFQIPLYPSIDKALCQGGKELAVDAVLSIGEHGEYPFNQLGQKMYPRKRFFDQSVAVMQRAGRFVPFFNDKHLSYRWDWARQMYDTARRHGFPLMAGSSVPLAQRQPQLNLPADAEIETAVALHGGGIESYDFHGVEVLQSIVEARRGGETGVAQVQLLTGDGFQAAHEQHRELYNRAMDAEKAMAAQRQPFPKIGVMKPRPEPSDPSSKVPGPVKLSGPHAIRITYADGLEGVIFRLGSNSNRWNFACRLRDEPKPQATAFFNSPWGNRGLFKALSHAIQQMFITGKEPYPAERTLLTTGIVEAVMRSHAEHGAAIDTPNLNIAYQPGDWSALRESGATWKKITVDTPQPIEFTPGTFADQAN, from the coding sequence ATGAATCGCGACCGCCCCGGCTCTCTTTCCCGTCGTCAGTTCCTGGCGAATTCCAGCGCCGCAGGCGCCGCCCTGCTGGCCCCCGGCGCAGGGTTGCTGCTTCCTCCAACAGCCCGCGCGGAAACACCGCCGCGCCGGCCGCGGGTGGCGGCCATCTTTACGATCCTGCAGTTTCGCTCGCACGCGTATAACCTGCTGGAAAACTTCCTGGGCCCGTACTACTTCAACGGCCAGCTCACCGATCCAGGCGTCGATGTTGTCGCCCTGTACGCCGATCAGTTCCCGACCGAAGAGATGGCCCGCGACGTCTCCCGTCGCTTCCAGATTCCGCTGTATCCGTCCATCGACAAAGCCCTCTGCCAGGGCGGTAAAGAGTTGGCCGTCGACGCGGTCCTGTCGATCGGCGAACATGGCGAATATCCGTTCAATCAACTCGGCCAGAAGATGTACCCGCGGAAGAGGTTCTTCGACCAGTCGGTCGCCGTGATGCAACGGGCGGGACGGTTCGTGCCGTTCTTCAACGACAAGCACCTGTCCTATCGCTGGGACTGGGCGCGACAGATGTACGACACAGCCCGGCGCCATGGCTTCCCGCTGATGGCCGGCAGCTCCGTACCGCTGGCGCAGCGCCAGCCGCAACTCAACTTGCCGGCAGACGCCGAGATCGAAACGGCCGTCGCCCTGCATGGCGGCGGTATCGAGTCGTACGACTTTCACGGCGTGGAAGTCCTGCAGTCGATCGTCGAAGCCCGACGCGGCGGCGAGACCGGCGTCGCGCAGGTGCAACTGCTCACCGGCGACGGATTCCAGGCCGCCCATGAACAACATCGCGAGCTGTACAACCGTGCGATGGACGCCGAAAAAGCGATGGCAGCGCAGCGTCAACCCTTTCCCAAAATTGGCGTGATGAAGCCCCGCCCTGAACCGTCCGACCCTTCTTCAAAAGTGCCGGGGCCCGTCAAACTCTCGGGCCCGCACGCGATCCGTATCACCTATGCCGACGGACTGGAAGGCGTCATCTTTCGCCTGGGCAGTAACAGCAACCGCTGGAACTTCGCCTGTCGCCTGCGCGACGAACCCAAGCCGCAAGCAACCGCCTTCTTCAACAGCCCCTGGGGGAACCGCGGGCTGTTCAAAGCCCTGTCGCACGCCATCCAGCAGATGTTCATCACCGGCAAAGAACCATATCCGGCCGAACGCACCCTGCTAACCACCGGCATCGTCGAAGCCGTCATGCGCTCGCACGCAGAGCACGGCGCCGCCATCGACACGCCGAACCTGAACATCGCCTATCAACCGGGCGACTGGTCCGCCTTGCGCGAGTCCGGCGCCACCTGGAAAAAGATCACCGTCGATACGCCGCAGCCCATCGAGTTCACCCCCGGAACCTTCGCCGACCAGGCGAATTAA
- a CDS encoding glutamine--tRNA ligase/YqeY domain fusion protein — protein sequence MTDSAPAPESKGLNFLEAIISEDIQSGKHGGRVQTRFPPEPNGYMHIGHAKAICLDFGLAEKYNGQCNLRFDDTNPTAEDEEFVDAIQEDVRWLGFDWGDRMYFASDYFDQLYAMAVKLITDGKAYVDSLPAEQIREYRGGWDKPGQNSPFRDRTVEENLDLFARMKAGEFANGQHTLRAKIDMNSPNMNLRDPIMYRIITAAHHRTGDAWCIYPTYDFTHGQSDAIENITHSICTLEFEDHRPLYDWFINELELESKPRQYEFARLNITHTVTSKRKLKQLVDEKLVNGWDDPRMPTICGLRRRGYTPESLRAFCERIGVSKFNSTIDMSWLEESVRDDLNKKAPRAMAVLRPLKVVIENYPEDQLEELDAVNNPEDPSAGTRKVPFTRELYIEQDDFMEDPPKKYFRLAPGQEVRLRWAYFITCQEAIKNEAGEVIELRCTYDPQTKGGNAADGRKVKGTIHWVSAPQALEAEVRLYDHLFSEPDPDKVAEGQDWKENLNPASLEILTNCKLEPSLASAQVGERVQFERNGYFCVDKDGIENRPVFNRTVGLRDSWAKEQKKGEQKQGQQKGSQKKK from the coding sequence ATGACCGACAGCGCTCCCGCCCCCGAATCCAAGGGCCTGAACTTTCTCGAAGCGATCATCAGCGAGGATATCCAATCGGGCAAGCATGGCGGACGGGTGCAAACACGGTTCCCGCCCGAACCGAACGGCTACATGCACATCGGCCACGCCAAGGCGATCTGCCTGGACTTCGGCCTGGCCGAAAAATACAACGGCCAGTGCAACCTGCGGTTTGACGACACCAACCCGACGGCTGAAGACGAAGAGTTTGTCGACGCCATCCAGGAAGACGTCCGCTGGCTGGGCTTCGACTGGGGCGACCGCATGTACTTCGCCTCGGACTATTTCGACCAGCTCTACGCCATGGCGGTCAAACTGATCACCGACGGTAAAGCCTATGTCGACTCCCTGCCGGCCGAACAGATCCGCGAGTACCGCGGCGGCTGGGACAAGCCGGGCCAGAACAGCCCCTTCCGCGACCGCACCGTCGAGGAAAACCTCGACCTGTTCGCCCGGATGAAAGCCGGCGAGTTCGCCAATGGCCAGCACACGCTGCGGGCCAAAATCGACATGAACTCGCCCAACATGAACCTCCGCGACCCCATCATGTACCGCATCATCACGGCCGCCCATCATCGGACAGGCGACGCCTGGTGCATCTACCCCACGTACGACTTCACGCACGGCCAGTCCGATGCGATCGAGAACATCACGCACTCCATCTGCACGCTGGAATTCGAAGACCATCGGCCCCTGTACGACTGGTTCATCAACGAGCTGGAGCTGGAGTCCAAACCGCGGCAGTACGAGTTCGCCCGGCTGAACATCACGCATACCGTGACCAGCAAGCGGAAGCTCAAACAGCTGGTCGATGAGAAGCTGGTCAACGGCTGGGACGATCCCCGCATGCCGACCATTTGCGGCCTCCGCCGCCGCGGCTATACGCCCGAATCGCTGAGGGCCTTCTGCGAGCGGATCGGCGTTTCCAAGTTCAACAGCACCATCGATATGTCCTGGCTGGAAGAGTCCGTCCGCGACGATCTGAACAAAAAGGCGCCCCGGGCGATGGCCGTACTGCGGCCGCTCAAAGTCGTCATCGAAAACTATCCCGAGGACCAGCTCGAAGAACTCGACGCGGTCAACAATCCCGAAGACCCGTCCGCCGGCACGCGCAAAGTTCCCTTCACGCGCGAGCTGTACATTGAGCAGGACGACTTCATGGAAGACCCGCCCAAAAAGTACTTCCGCCTGGCGCCCGGCCAGGAAGTTCGCCTCCGCTGGGCCTACTTTATCACCTGCCAGGAAGCCATCAAAAACGAAGCCGGCGAAGTGATCGAACTCCGCTGCACCTACGACCCGCAAACCAAAGGCGGCAACGCGGCCGACGGCCGCAAGGTCAAAGGAACGATCCACTGGGTCTCCGCCCCGCAAGCGCTGGAAGCCGAAGTGCGGCTGTACGATCACCTGTTCAGCGAACCCGATCCCGACAAGGTGGCCGAAGGGCAGGACTGGAAAGAGAACCTCAATCCGGCTTCGCTGGAGATTCTCACCAACTGCAAACTCGAACCCAGCCTGGCGTCGGCCCAGGTAGGCGAACGGGTGCAGTTTGAACGAAACGGCTACTTCTGCGTCGATAAAGACGGCATCGAAAACCGCCCCGTGTTCAACCGCACCGTCGGCCTCCGCGACAGCTGGGCCAAAGAGCAAAAGAAGGGCGAACAGAAACAGGGCCAGCAAAAAGGGTCGCAAAAGAAGAAGTAG